A genome region from Chloroflexia bacterium SDU3-3 includes the following:
- a CDS encoding DinB family protein → MAHPLVDQLRFTRGEWLRGLEGISAEDATRHLGPMNCISWNVAHLAWQEQQCWLDRAQGVMVEPVLARDFCYGAPMFTPPLDVALGCWHAVVARSEEFLDTLTTELLQQDLPYNGDVSGQSIGSAMRRVTYHYWYHIGEIQAIRQMLGHTDLPVYVGDIEELAPYAPEP, encoded by the coding sequence ATGGCACACCCTCTGGTAGATCAGCTGCGCTTCACGCGCGGCGAGTGGCTGCGCGGCCTTGAGGGCATCAGCGCAGAGGACGCGACCCGCCACCTTGGCCCGATGAACTGCATCAGCTGGAACGTGGCCCACCTGGCATGGCAGGAGCAGCAGTGCTGGCTCGACCGCGCCCAGGGCGTGATGGTGGAGCCGGTGCTGGCCCGCGACTTCTGCTATGGCGCGCCGATGTTCACGCCGCCGCTGGATGTGGCGCTGGGCTGCTGGCACGCCGTCGTCGCCCGCTCGGAGGAATTCCTCGATACCCTCACCACCGAACTGCTCCAGCAGGATCTTCCCTACAACGGCGATGTGTCGGGCCAGAGCATCGGCTCGGCTATGCGCCGCGTGACCTACCACTACTGGTATCACATCGGTGAGATCCAGGCCATCCGCCAGATGCTCGGCCACACCGACCTGCCGGTGTACGTGGGCGACATCGAGGAGCTGGCCCCCTACGCCCCCGAGCCGTAG
- a CDS encoding thioesterase, which translates to MDTPVSRWIDTTKPSDQARLRLFCFPFAGGGAAVYRAWPGSFPSSIAVHAVRLPGRETRILEPSFRSLETLIPALAEGLLPLLDRPFAFFGHSMGGLISYELTRHLIAHHGLCPAHLFVSAHRAPQLPNPNPTVYRLPEDGFIRYLRDMNGTPDEVLRNTDLMQLVVPILRADFELCGTYQHQPGAPLPCPISAFAGTQDAIASYDQVEPWREQTSGQFLIRALPGNHFFLNSAQSLLLWAIQRDIDLDLAEISRAA; encoded by the coding sequence ATGGACACACCTGTCAGCCGCTGGATCGATACGACGAAGCCGAGCGACCAGGCGCGGCTGCGGCTGTTCTGCTTCCCCTTCGCGGGGGGCGGGGCGGCGGTCTACCGCGCGTGGCCGGGCAGCTTCCCCAGCAGCATCGCGGTGCACGCCGTGCGCCTGCCTGGCCGCGAGACCCGCATCTTGGAGCCATCGTTTCGCAGCCTGGAGACACTCATCCCGGCCCTGGCCGAGGGGCTGCTGCCCCTGCTCGATCGCCCGTTTGCCTTCTTTGGCCACAGCATGGGCGGCCTGATCAGCTACGAGTTGACCCGCCACCTGATCGCCCACCACGGGCTCTGCCCGGCCCACCTGTTTGTCTCGGCCCACCGCGCGCCGCAGCTGCCCAACCCCAACCCGACGGTCTACCGCCTGCCCGAGGATGGCTTCATCCGCTACCTGCGCGATATGAACGGCACGCCCGACGAGGTGCTGCGCAATACGGATCTGATGCAGCTGGTGGTGCCCATCCTGCGCGCCGACTTCGAGCTGTGCGGCACCTACCAGCACCAGCCGGGTGCGCCGCTGCCCTGCCCGATCAGCGCCTTCGCGGGCACCCAGGATGCGATCGCCAGCTACGATCAGGTCGAGCCGTGGCGCGAGCAGACCAGCGGGCAGTTTCTCATCCGCGCGCTGCCCGGCAATCACTTCTTCCTGAACAGCGCGCAGTCGCTGCTGCTGTGGGCCATCCAGCGCGATATCGATCTGGATCTGGCCGAGATCTCGCGGGCAGCCTAG
- a CDS encoding FHA domain-containing protein, producing MVVSRSLQPNGGTGRRIAKQRRLGYCTRHRLIVPQGVNGMTDRASLEKEINDLRRSVAQVDRDVRQLRDWIATNERALASQPETLRRITEDGLARARSDLGVRDLEMRTLRENLMAAERRMALYTELDRKYRDIQNLERELERITGLLERHRSEFYQLQQSVEQLTPAPAVPSELVLPNNARFPLDVRRGQYLIGWADAGAQRLPDIDLTSLGGGSMGVSRNHALLRFRGGQWDIEDLDSTNGTALNEMPLAPRTPTQLADKTTIRVGSIKLFFRYITQTVRL from the coding sequence ATGGTCGTCTCTCGCTCTCTGCAACCGAATGGCGGAACCGGGCGTCGAATTGCCAAGCAGCGACGCCTGGGGTATTGTACCCGGCATCGCCTGATTGTGCCGCAAGGAGTGAATGGAATGACCGACCGAGCCTCCCTTGAGAAGGAGATCAACGATCTCCGCCGCAGCGTCGCCCAGGTGGATCGGGATGTGCGCCAGCTGCGCGACTGGATCGCCACCAACGAGCGCGCCCTGGCCAGCCAGCCCGAGACGCTGCGCCGAATTACCGAGGATGGGCTGGCCCGCGCCCGCAGCGACCTGGGGGTGCGCGACCTGGAGATGCGCACCCTGCGCGAAAACCTGATGGCCGCCGAGCGGAGGATGGCGCTCTACACCGAGCTAGACCGCAAGTACCGCGACATCCAGAACCTAGAGCGCGAGCTAGAGCGGATCACCGGGCTGCTGGAGCGGCACCGCAGCGAGTTCTACCAGCTGCAGCAGAGCGTCGAGCAGCTGACGCCCGCGCCTGCGGTGCCCAGCGAGCTGGTGCTGCCCAACAACGCCCGCTTCCCGCTGGATGTGCGGCGCGGCCAGTACCTGATCGGCTGGGCCGACGCGGGGGCGCAGCGCCTGCCCGACATCGACCTGACCAGCCTGGGCGGCGGCTCGATGGGCGTGAGCCGCAACCACGCGCTGCTGCGCTTTCGCGGCGGCCAGTGGGACATCGAGGATCTGGATAGCACCAACGGCACGGCCCTGAACGAGATGCCGCTGGCCCCGCGCACCCCCACCCAGCTGGCCGACAAGACCACCATCCGCGTGGGCAGCATCAAGCTGTTCTTCCGCTACATCACCCAGACCGTGCGGCTCTAG
- a CDS encoding YwbE family protein, whose translation MQGRQRSNIRPGLRVAIVLKQDQRTGRRTVGVVKDILTSSATHPHGIKVRLQDGQVGRVQEILAEGD comes from the coding sequence ATGCAGGGAAGACAGCGTAGCAATATTCGCCCAGGCCTGAGGGTGGCGATCGTGCTCAAGCAGGATCAGCGCACCGGCAGGCGCACCGTGGGCGTGGTGAAGGATATTCTGACCAGCTCGGCCACCCACCCGCACGGCATCAAGGTGCGGCTGCAAGATGGCCAGGTGGGCCGCGTGCAGGAGATCTTGGCCGAGGGCGACTGA
- a CDS encoding ATP-binding protein: MIIMLNGSFGVGKSTTAEALRQRIAGSIIYDPEYVGMLARHLTEGLRQGEEATDDFQDIALWRSLTVAAAQGLWRRYQRPMIVPMTLAQPAYLDEIRTGLAACAPTHHFCLVAPLATVQRRLAQRGEQPGSWAWQKAERCVPILDHPRYAQHIPTDGREVPAVVEDILARLPR; this comes from the coding sequence ATGATCATCATGCTCAACGGCTCCTTTGGCGTGGGCAAGAGCACCACCGCCGAGGCGCTCCGCCAGCGTATCGCGGGCAGCATCATCTACGACCCCGAGTATGTCGGCATGCTCGCCCGCCACCTCACCGAGGGCCTGCGCCAGGGCGAGGAGGCCACCGACGACTTCCAAGACATCGCCCTGTGGCGCTCGCTGACCGTTGCGGCGGCCCAGGGGCTGTGGCGGCGCTACCAGCGCCCCATGATCGTGCCCATGACCCTCGCGCAGCCCGCCTACCTCGACGAGATCCGCACTGGGCTGGCCGCGTGCGCCCCCACACACCACTTCTGCCTGGTCGCACCGCTCGCCACCGTGCAGCGCCGCCTCGCCCAGCGCGGCGAGCAGCCCGGCTCGTGGGCTTGGCAGAAGGCCGAGCGCTGCGTGCCCATACTCGACCACCCCCGCTACGCCCAGCACATCCCCACCGATGGCCGCGAGGTGCCCGCCGTGGTCGAGGACATCCTCGCGCGGCTGCCGCGCTGA
- a CDS encoding dihydrofolate reductase yields MRKLIYYVACSADGFIARSDGSYDYFLFDGEHFNDLITRFPETFPAPAWQPMGISGPNKLFDTVLMGRETYEAGLPVGLTSPYPQLRQYVFSRSMAESLDPQVTLVSDGAEAFVAALKQEDGMAIWLCGGSKLAATLLPQIDELILKVNPVLIGQGRPLFDGKATTIGLKLLESKPYANGFVLQRYALEQRA; encoded by the coding sequence ATGCGCAAGCTTATCTACTATGTGGCGTGCAGCGCCGATGGCTTTATCGCTCGTAGCGATGGCAGCTACGACTACTTCCTGTTTGATGGGGAGCACTTTAACGATCTCATCACACGGTTCCCCGAAACATTCCCCGCTCCAGCTTGGCAGCCTATGGGCATCAGCGGACCAAATAAGCTTTTTGATACAGTGCTGATGGGCCGCGAAACGTATGAGGCAGGATTACCTGTAGGGCTCACCAGCCCCTACCCACAGCTGCGGCAGTATGTCTTCTCGCGCAGCATGGCCGAAAGCCTCGACCCGCAGGTCACGCTTGTGTCTGATGGTGCGGAGGCGTTCGTGGCGGCGCTCAAGCAAGAGGATGGCATGGCGATCTGGCTGTGTGGTGGGAGCAAGCTAGCGGCGACGCTGCTACCGCAGATCGACGAGCTTATTCTGAAAGTAAACCCCGTGCTTATTGGCCAGGGCAGACCGCTGTTTGATGGAAAAGCTACCACCATCGGGCTGAAGCTGCTGGAGAGCAAGCCCTATGCAAACGGCTTCGTGCTTCAGCGCTATGCGCTAGAGCAGCGAGCCTAG